A region of Zeugodacus cucurbitae isolate PBARC_wt_2022May chromosome 5, idZeuCucr1.2, whole genome shotgun sequence DNA encodes the following proteins:
- the T_5 gene encoding uncharacterized protein T_5 isoform X1: MPGNSCAVCKSSWNNTVSMFSPPRDEYMRGKWEVACGVKLTQSSRLCSKHFTANDFTSANPKRARLQGDAVPSLNFTTASVKSRAADESLSAIDSYRKNRASMEQLLFFVNFARKHPKLLTSKFGAVSHLWEELACNLNSKDGACRSADKWKESMSTWRSQLRCRARRGKSSGVPQFDEFALWNFGQHALNEQEQIAITSTNNDLVDEDVGDENMVHNAKNIKDFLQTELGNIKMEVVNSDDDNSRHEDTQTNVAPNLAEVLDIKHDMDLSDDSNPVSKTTASNTVADMPTLDIPRTLCSKMVVIPRQIVTKESEKAKIFIIPRTTTENNTSTTADSVKRKIVTQPEPTSIANNSLSHIEDNTKSIDTPPQASNTSAISCSSKDLDKSESSQATSPPVVSHTASTPEPHVPERAANAAKKRKKATLHEMYGTLLDSMTRRDQREEQFITVMQGLTDAVTRMADNVKRLEEVLTFCAND; this comes from the exons ATGCCTGGGAATTCATGTGCAGTGTGTAAGAGTAGTTGGAACAATACTGTATCAATGTTCTCGCCGCCACGGGATGAGTATATGAGAGGTAAATGGGAAGTAGCGTGTGGCGTCAAACTAACACAAAGCTCTAGATTGTGCTCCAAACACTTCACAGCAAACGATTTCACATCAGCAAACCCAAAACGAGCACGTTTGCAAGGAGATGCAGTGCCTTCGCTGAATTTTACAACAGCAAGCGTTAAAAGCAGAGCAGCGGATGAAAGTTTAAGCGCCATAGACAG ttataggAAAAATCGCGCCTCCATGGAACAACTACTATTCTTTGTGAACTTCGCACGCAAGCACCCGAAGCTGCTAACATCGAAGTTTGGCGCTGTGAGTCACTTATGGGAAGAATTGGCGTGCAATTTAAATTCAAAGGATGGCGCTTGTCGCTCAGCTGATAAATGGAAAGAG TCGATGAGCACTTGGCGCAGTCAACTGAGATGTCGTGCACGTCGTGGCAAAAGTAGCGGTGTACCACAATTTGACGAATTCGCTTTATGGAACTTCGGACAGCATGCACTAAATGAACAAGAGCAAATAG CCATTACATCTACCAATAATGACCTGGTTGATGAGGACGTTGGCGATGAAAACATGGTCCACAATGCAAAGAACATTAAA GATTTTCTGCAAACTGAATTGGGTAACATCAAAATGGAAGTTGTAAACTCGGATGATGACAATAGTCGCCATGAAGATACTCAAACTAAT GTCGCACCGAATCTCGCGGAAGTACTGGATATCAAACATGATATGGACCTTTCGGATGACAGTAACCCAGTTTCTAAAACAACTGCCTCGAATACAGTAGCAGATATGCCAACATTAGATATTCCG CGCACTTTGTGTTCAAAAATGGTTGTTATACCCCGTCAAATTGTGACTAAAGAATCggaaaaagctaaaatatttattataccaCGTACAACAACTGAAAATAATACGTCAACAACAGCCGATAGCgttaaaagaaaaatagttaCACAACCCGAACCAACAAGTATTGCAAATAATTCCTTATCGCATATAGAGGACAACACAAAAAGCATTGACACGCCGCCGCAAGCCTCCAATACTTCAGCAATTTCATGCAGTTCTAAAGATCTGGACAAATCGGAGAGCAGTCAGGCAACTTCCCCACCTGTAGTATCACATACTGCATCAACGCCTGAACCACATGTACCTGAGCGTGCGGCAAATGCTGCGAAAAAGCGTAAAAAGGCAACATTACATGAAATGTACGGAACCCTTTTGGATAGTATGACAAGGCGTGACCAGCGAGAAGAACAATTCATAACTGTTATGCAAGGATTAACCGATGCTGTGACACGTATGGCTGATAATGTGAAACGGCTGGAGGAAGTCTTGACTTTTTGTGCCAATGATTAA
- the T_5 gene encoding uncharacterized protein T_5 isoform X2: MPGNSCAVCKSSWNNTVSMFSPPRDEYMRGKWEVACGVKLTQSSRLCSKHFTANDFTSANPKRARLQGDAVPSLNFTTASVKSRAADESLSAIDRKNRASMEQLLFFVNFARKHPKLLTSKFGAVSHLWEELACNLNSKDGACRSADKWKESMSTWRSQLRCRARRGKSSGVPQFDEFALWNFGQHALNEQEQIAITSTNNDLVDEDVGDENMVHNAKNIKDFLQTELGNIKMEVVNSDDDNSRHEDTQTNVAPNLAEVLDIKHDMDLSDDSNPVSKTTASNTVADMPTLDIPRTLCSKMVVIPRQIVTKESEKAKIFIIPRTTTENNTSTTADSVKRKIVTQPEPTSIANNSLSHIEDNTKSIDTPPQASNTSAISCSSKDLDKSESSQATSPPVVSHTASTPEPHVPERAANAAKKRKKATLHEMYGTLLDSMTRRDQREEQFITVMQGLTDAVTRMADNVKRLEEVLTFCAND; encoded by the exons ATGCCTGGGAATTCATGTGCAGTGTGTAAGAGTAGTTGGAACAATACTGTATCAATGTTCTCGCCGCCACGGGATGAGTATATGAGAGGTAAATGGGAAGTAGCGTGTGGCGTCAAACTAACACAAAGCTCTAGATTGTGCTCCAAACACTTCACAGCAAACGATTTCACATCAGCAAACCCAAAACGAGCACGTTTGCAAGGAGATGCAGTGCCTTCGCTGAATTTTACAACAGCAAGCGTTAAAAGCAGAGCAGCGGATGAAAGTTTAAGCGCCATAGACAG gAAAAATCGCGCCTCCATGGAACAACTACTATTCTTTGTGAACTTCGCACGCAAGCACCCGAAGCTGCTAACATCGAAGTTTGGCGCTGTGAGTCACTTATGGGAAGAATTGGCGTGCAATTTAAATTCAAAGGATGGCGCTTGTCGCTCAGCTGATAAATGGAAAGAG TCGATGAGCACTTGGCGCAGTCAACTGAGATGTCGTGCACGTCGTGGCAAAAGTAGCGGTGTACCACAATTTGACGAATTCGCTTTATGGAACTTCGGACAGCATGCACTAAATGAACAAGAGCAAATAG CCATTACATCTACCAATAATGACCTGGTTGATGAGGACGTTGGCGATGAAAACATGGTCCACAATGCAAAGAACATTAAA GATTTTCTGCAAACTGAATTGGGTAACATCAAAATGGAAGTTGTAAACTCGGATGATGACAATAGTCGCCATGAAGATACTCAAACTAAT GTCGCACCGAATCTCGCGGAAGTACTGGATATCAAACATGATATGGACCTTTCGGATGACAGTAACCCAGTTTCTAAAACAACTGCCTCGAATACAGTAGCAGATATGCCAACATTAGATATTCCG CGCACTTTGTGTTCAAAAATGGTTGTTATACCCCGTCAAATTGTGACTAAAGAATCggaaaaagctaaaatatttattataccaCGTACAACAACTGAAAATAATACGTCAACAACAGCCGATAGCgttaaaagaaaaatagttaCACAACCCGAACCAACAAGTATTGCAAATAATTCCTTATCGCATATAGAGGACAACACAAAAAGCATTGACACGCCGCCGCAAGCCTCCAATACTTCAGCAATTTCATGCAGTTCTAAAGATCTGGACAAATCGGAGAGCAGTCAGGCAACTTCCCCACCTGTAGTATCACATACTGCATCAACGCCTGAACCACATGTACCTGAGCGTGCGGCAAATGCTGCGAAAAAGCGTAAAAAGGCAACATTACATGAAATGTACGGAACCCTTTTGGATAGTATGACAAGGCGTGACCAGCGAGAAGAACAATTCATAACTGTTATGCAAGGATTAACCGATGCTGTGACACGTATGGCTGATAATGTGAAACGGCTGGAGGAAGTCTTGACTTTTTGTGCCAATGATTAA